The sequence below is a genomic window from Suricata suricatta isolate VVHF042 unplaced genomic scaffold, meerkat_22Aug2017_6uvM2_HiC HiC_scaffold_8577, whole genome shotgun sequence.
CTACGTTACTCCACAGTCTTGACACCTGCACGTATTGTCAAGATGGGACTGAGCTCAATGCTTAGAAGTGCCCTGCTCATTCTGCCCCTGCCATTCCTCCTAAAACGCTTCCAGTACTGCCGCTCCCATGTGCTGGCCCATGCCTATTGTCTGCACCTAGAGATCATGAAGCTGGCCTGCTCGAGCATCATTGTCAATCACATATATGGGCTCTTTGTTGTGGCCTGCACTGTTGGTGTGGATTCACTGCTCATCTTCCTCTCCTATGCCCTCATCCTCCGCACCGTGCTAAGCATTGCCTCTCGCCAGGAGCGACTTCGGGCCCTCAACACCTGCGTCTCCCACATCTGTGCCGTGCTACTCTTCTATATCCCCATGATTGGCTTATCTCTTGTGCACCGCTTTGGCGAACATCTGCCCCGTATTGTACACCTCCTCATGTCTTACGTGTATCTGCTGGTCCCACCTCTAATGAACCCCATTGTCTACAGTATCAAGACCAAACAAATCCGTATCCGCATTGCTAAGAAGCTTGATATTCTAAAATCCCTTAGGTGTTTTCGATAGGATTAGGTTAGGTTGAAGGGAGGGAGCTTTGGGGCATGATCTATTAATACTTTTTGATTTCCAAGGAATCCATGCCAGATTACCTCCTTAAACAGCTTCTAGAAACTTTCTAGTGTTTTTAGCTGGTATCCCAGCTGACTCTCCAGAAAGCCAATAGTAACTCACATAGGCATTCTTAAAGAATGTCATCAGTCTTCTAGCAAGTAGTTCTCCACCAATCAGCCTCATCTTAATTGTGGACCGGCTTTGGCCCAGAACAACCTAGTGAACTCTGTAATTCAGTGAACTTCACTCACATTCTCTCCATCAACATCCAAATGCCAGCCTTGGGAAGGATTCTTCCACTGAAAACTTGTTTCCTTCTTGGAAACTCTGCCTCAGCCCTTGAGTGTCTTTTATGGCCCTTTACTTCTTACTCTTAGTTGATTTGCTGTTACTATAATCTCTTGTTAACActttatattaaacttttc
It includes:
- the LOC115285336 gene encoding olfactory receptor 51G1, with protein sequence RYSTVLTPARIVKMGLSSMLRSALLILPLPFLLKRFQYCRSHVLAHAYCLHLEIMKLACSSIIVNHIYGLFVVACTVGVDSLLIFLSYALILRTVLSIASRQERLRALNTCVSHICAVLLFYIPMIGLSLVHRFGEHLPRIVHLLMSYVYLLVPPLMNPIVYSIKTKQIRIRIAKKLDILKSLRCFR